One segment of Macaca fascicularis isolate 582-1 chromosome 2, T2T-MFA8v1.1 DNA contains the following:
- the EIF4G1 gene encoding eukaryotic translation initiation factor 4 gamma 1 isoform X7 → MNTPSQPRQGGFRSLQHFYPSRAQPPSSAASRVQSAAPARPGPAAHVYPAGSQVMMIPSQISYPASQGAYYIPGQGRSTYVVPTQQYPVQPGAPGFYPGASPTEFGTYAGAYYPAQGVQQFPTGVAPAPVLMNQPPQIAPKRERKTIRIRDPNQGGKDITEEIMSGARTASTPTPPQTGGGLEPQANGETPQVAVIVRPDDRSQGAIIADRPGLPGPEHSPSESQPSSPSPTPSPSPVLEPGSEPNLAVLSIPGDTMATIQMSVEESTPISRETGEPYRLSPEPTPLAEPILEVEVTLSKPVPESEFSSSPLQASTPLASHTVEIHEPNGMVPSEDLEPEVESSPELALPPACPSESPVPIAPTAQPEELLNGAPSPPAVDLSPVSEPEEQAKEVTASVAPATILSATPAMAPSATSPAQEEEMEEEEEEEEEGEAGEAESEKGGEELLPSESTPVPANLSQNLEAAAATQVAVSVPKRRRKIKELNKKEAVGDLLDAFKEANPAVPEVENQPPAGSNPGPESEGSGVPPRPEEADETWDSKEDKIHNAENIQPGEQKYEYKSDQWKPLNLEEKKRYDREFLLGFQFIFASMQKPEGLPHISDVVLDKANKTPLRPLDPTRLQGINYGPDFTPSFANLGRPALSTRGPPRGGPGGELPRGPQAGLGPRRSQQGTRKEPRKIIATVLMTEDIKLNKAEKAWKPSSKRTAADKDRGEEDADGSKTQDLFRRVRSILNKLTPQMFQQLMKQVTQLAIDTEERLKGVIDLIFEKAISEPNFSVAYANMCRCLMALKVPTTEKPTVTVNFRKLLLNRCQKEFEKDKDDDEVFEKKQKEMDEAATAEERGRLKEELEEARDIARRRSLGNIKFIGELFKLKMLTEAIMHDCVVKLLKNHDEESLECLCRLLTTIGKDLDFEKAKPRMDQYFNQMEKIIKEKKTSSRIRFMLQDVLDLRGSNWVPRRGDQGPKTIDQIHKEAEMEEHREHIKVQQLMAKGSDKRRGGPPGPPISRGLPLVDDGGWNTVPISKGSRPIDTSRLTKITKPGSIDSNNQLFAPGGRLSWGKGSSGGSGTKPSDAASEAARPATSTLNRFSALQQAVPTESTDNRRVVQRSSLSRERGEKAGDRGDRLERSERGGDRGDRLDRARTPATKRSFSKEVEERSRERPSQPEGLRKAASLTEDRDRGRDAVKREATLPPVSPLKAALSEEELEKKSKAIIEEYLHLNDMKEAVQCVQELASPSLLFIFVRHGVESTLERSAIAREHMGQLLHQLLCAGHLSTAQYYQGLYEILELAEDMEIDIPHVWLYLAELVTPILQEGGVPMGELFREITKPLRPLGKAASLLLEILGLLCKSMGPKKVGMLWREAGLSWKEFLPEGQDIGAFIAEQKVEYTLGEESEAPGQRALPSEELNRQLEKLLKEGSSNQRVFDWIEANLSEQQIASNTLVRALMTAVCYSAIIFETPLRVDVAVLKARAKLLQKYLCDEQKELQALYALQALVVTLEQPPNLLRMFFDALYDEDVVKEDAFYSWESSKDPAEQQGKGVALKSVTAFFKWLREAEEESDHN, encoded by the exons ATGAACACGCCTTCTCAGCCCCGCCAG GGAGGATTCAGGTCTCTGCAG CACTTCTACCCTAGCCGGGCCCAGCCCCCGAGCAGTGCAGCCTCCCGAGTGCAGAGCGCAGCCCCTGCCCGCCCTGGCCCAGCTGCCCATGTCTACCCTGCTGGATCCCAAGTAATGATGATCCCTTCCCAGATCTCCTACCCAGCCTCCCAGGGGGCCTACTACATCCCTGGACAG GGGCGTTCCACATATGTTGTCCCGACACAGCAGTACCCTGTGCAGCCAGGAGCCCCAGGCTTCTATCCAGGTGCAAGCCCTACAGAATTTGGGACCTACG CTGGCGCCTACTATCCAGCCCAAGGGGTGCAGCAGTTTCCCACTGGTGTGGCCCCCGCCCCAGTTTTGATGAACCAGCCACCCCAGATTGCTCCCAAGAGGGAACGTAAGACG ATCCGAATTCGAGATCCAAACCAAGGAGGAAAGGATATCACGGAGGAGATCATGTCTGGGGCCCGCACTGCCTCCACACCCACCCCTCCCCAG ACGGGAGGCGGTCTGGAGCCTCAAGCTAATGGGGAGACGCCCCAGGTTGCTGTCATTGTCCGGCCAG ATGACCGGTCACAGGGAGCAATCATTGCTGACCGGCCAGGGCTGCCTGGCCCAGAGCACAGCCCTTCAGAATCCCAGCCTTCGTCACCTTCTCCGACCCCATCACCATCCCCAGTCTTGGAACCGGGGTCTGAGCCTAATCTCGCAGTCCTCTCTATTCCTGGGGACACTATGGCAACTATACAAATGTCTGTAGAAGAATCAACCCCCATCTCCCGTGAAACTGGGGAGCCATATCGCCTCTCTCCAGAACCCACTCCTCTCGCCGAACCCATACTGGAAGTAGAAGTGACACTTAGCAAACCGGTTCCAGAATCTGAATTCTCTTCCAGTCCTCTCCAGGCTTCCACTCCTCTGGCATCTCACACAGTGGAAATTCATGAGCCTAATGGCATGGTCCCATCTGAAGATCTGGAACCAGAGGTGGAGTCCAGCCCAGAGCTTGCTCTTCCACCAGCTTGCCCCTCCGAATCCCCTGTGCCCATTGCTCCAACTGCCCAACCTGAGGAACTGCTCAACGGAGCCCCCTCGCCACCAGCTGTGGACTTAAGCCCAGTCAGTGAGCCAGAGGAGCAGGCCAAGGAGGTGACAGCATCAGTGGCGCCCGCCACCATCCTCTCTGCCACTCCAGCTATGGCTCCTTCAGCTACTTCCCCCGCtcaggaggaggaaatggaagaagaagaagaagaagaggaagaaggagaagcaggagaaGCTGAGagtgagaagggaggagaggaacTGCTCCCCTCAGAGAGCACCCCTGTTCCAGCCAACTTGTCTCAGAATTTGGAGGCAGCAGCGGCCACTCAAG tggcAGTATCTGTGCCAAAGAGGAGACGGAAAATTAAGGAGCTAAATAAGAAGGAGGCTGTTGGAGACCTTCTGGATGCCTTCAAGGAG GCAAACCCGGCAGTACCAGAGGTGGAAAATCAGCCTCCTGCAGGCAGCAATCCAGGCCCAGAGTCTGAGGGCAGTGGTGTGCCCCCACGTCCTGAGGAAGCAGATGAGACCTGGGACTCAAAGGAAGACAAAATTCACAATGCTGAGAACATCCAGCCCGGGGAACAGAAGTATGAATATAAGTCAG ATCAGTGGAAGCCTCTAAATCTAGAGGAGAAAAAACGTTACGACCGTGAGTTCCTGCTTGGTTTTCAGTTCATCTTTGCCAGTATGCAGAAGCCAGAGGGATTGCCCCATATCAGTGATGTGGTGCTGGACAAG GCCAATAAAACACCACTGCGACCACTGGACCCCACTAGACTACAAGGCATAAATTATGGCCCAGACTTCACTCCATCCTTTGCCAACCTTGGCCGGCCAGCCCTTAGCACCCGTGGGCCCCCAAGGGGTGGGCCAGGTGGGGAGCTGCCCCGAGGGCCG CAGGCTGGCCTGGGACCCCGGCGCTCTCAGCAGGGCACCCGAAAAGAACCACGCAAGATCATTGCCACAGTGTTAATGACCGAAGATATAAAACTGAACAAAGCAGAGAAAGCCTGGAAACCCAGCAGCAAGCGGACGGCAGCTGATAAGGACCGAGGGGAAGAGGATGCTGATGGCAGCAAAACCCAG GACCTATTCCGCAGGGTGCGCTCCATCCTGAATAAGCTGACACCCCAGATGTTCCAGCAGCTGATGAAGCAAGTGACGCAGCTGGCCATTGACACCGAGGAACGCCTCAAAGGGGTCATTGACCTCATTTTTGAGAAGGCCATTTCAGAGCCCAACTTCTCTGTGGCCTATGCCAACATGTGCCGCTGCCTCATGGCG CTGAAAGTGCCCACTACGGAAAAGCCAACAGTGACTGTAAACTTCCGAAAGCTGTTGTTGAATCGATGTCAGAAGGAGTTTGAGAAAGACAAAGATGATGATGAGGTTTTTGAGAAGAAGCAAAAAGAGATGGATGAAGCTGCTACG GCAGAGGAACGAGGACGCCTTAAGGAAGAGCTGGAAGAGGCTCGGGACATAGCCCGGCGGCGCTCTTTAGGGAATATCAAGTTTATTGGGGAGTTGTTCAAGCTGAAGATGTTAACAGAGGCAATAATGCATGACTGTGTGGTCAAACTGCTTAAGAACCATGATGAAGAGTCCCTTGAGTGCCTTTGTCGTCTGCTTACCACCATTGGCAAAGACCTGGACTTTGAAAAAGCCAAG CCCCGAATGGATCAGTATTTCAACCAGATGGAAAAAATCATCAAAGAAAAGAAGACGTCATCCCGCATCCGCTTTATGCTGCAGGACGTGCTGGATCTGCGAGGG AGCAATTGGGTGCCACGCCGAGGGGATCAGGGTCCCAAGACCATTGACCAGATCCataaggaggctgagatggaagaacaTCGAGAGCACATCAAAGTGCAGCAGCTCATGGCCAAGGGCAGTGACAAGCGTCGGGGTGGCCCTCCAGGCCCGCCCATCA GCCGTGGACTTCCACTTGTGGATGATGGTGGCTGGAACACAGTTCCCATCAGCAAAGGTAGCCGCCCCATTGACACCTCACGACTCACCAAGATCACcaag CCTGGCTCCATCGATTCTAACAACCAGCTCTTTGCACCTGGAGGGCGACTGAGCTGGGGCAAGGGCAGCAGCGGAGGCTCAGGAACCAAGCCCTCAGACGCAG CATCAGAAGCTGCTCGCCCAGCTACTAGTACTTTGAATCGCTTCTCAGCCCTTCAACAAGCGGTTCCCACAGAAAGCACAGATAATAGGCGTGTGGTGCAGAG GAGTAGCTTGAGCCGGGAACGAGGCGAGAAAGCTGGGGACCGGGGAGACCGCCTAGAGCGGAGTGAACGGGGAGGGGACCGTGGGGACCGGCTTGATCGTGCGCGGACACCTGCTACCAAGCGGAGCTTCAGCAAGGAAGTGGAGGAGCGGAGTAGAGAACGGCCCTCCCAGCCTGAGGGGCTGCGCAAAGCAGCTAGCCTCACGGAGGATCGGGACCGTGGGCGGGATGCCG TGAAGCGAGAAGCTACCCTACCCCCAGTGAGCCCCTTGAAGGCAGCACTCTCTGAGGAGGAGTTAGAGAAGAAATCCAAGGCTATCATTGAGGAATATCTCCATCTCAATGACATGAAA GAGGCAGTCCAATGTGTGCAGGAGCTGGCCTCACCCTCCCTGCTCTTCATCTTTGTACGGCATGGTGTTGAGTCTACGCTGGAGCGCAGTGCCATTGCTCGTGAGCATATGGGGCAGCTGCTGCACCAGCTGCTCTGTGCTGGACACCTGTCTACTGCTCAGTACTACCAAGG GCTGTATGAAATCTTGGAATTGGCTGAGGACATGGAAATTGACATCCCCCACGTGTGGCTCTACCTAGCGGAACTGGTAACACCCATTCTGCAGGAAGGTGGGGTGCCCATGGGGGAGCTGTTCAG gGAGATTACAAAGCCTCTGAGACCACTGGGCAAAGCTGCTTCCCTGTTGCTGGAGATCCTGGGCCTCCTGTGCAAAAGCATG GGTCCTAAAAAGGTGGGGATGCTGTGGCGAGAAGCCGGGCTTAGCTGGAAGGAATTTCTACCTGAAGGCCAGGACATTGGTGCATTCATCGCTGAACAG AAGGTGGAGTATACTCTGGGAGAGGAGTCGGAAGCCCCTGGCCAGAGGGCACTCCCCTCCGAGGAACTGAACAGGCAGCTGGAGAAGCTGCTGAAGGAGGGTAGCAGTAACCAGCGGGTGTTCGACTGGATAGAG GCCAACCTGAGTGAGCAGCAGATAGCATCCAACACGTTAGTTCGAGCCCTCATGACGGCTGTCTGCTATTCTGCAATTATTT TTGAGACTCCCCTGCGAGTGGACGTTGCAGTGCTGAAAGCGCGAGCGAAGCTGCTGCAGAAATACCTGTGCGATGAGCAGAAGGAGCTGCAGGCACTCTACGCCCTCCAGGCCCTTGTAGTGACCTTAGAACAGCCTCCCA
- the EIF4G1 gene encoding eukaryotic translation initiation factor 4 gamma 1 isoform X8: MNTPSQPRQHFYPSRAQPPSSAASRVQSAAPARPGPAAHVYPAGSQVMMIPSQISYPASQGAYYIPGQGRSTYVVPTQQYPVQPGAPGFYPGASPTEFGTYAGAYYPAQGVQQFPTGVAPAPVLMNQPPQIAPKRERKTIRIRDPNQGGKDITEEIMSGARTASTPTPPQTGGGLEPQANGETPQVAVIVRPDDRSQGAIIADRPGLPGPEHSPSESQPSSPSPTPSPSPVLEPGSEPNLAVLSIPGDTMATIQMSVEESTPISRETGEPYRLSPEPTPLAEPILEVEVTLSKPVPESEFSSSPLQASTPLASHTVEIHEPNGMVPSEDLEPEVESSPELALPPACPSESPVPIAPTAQPEELLNGAPSPPAVDLSPVSEPEEQAKEVTASVAPATILSATPAMAPSATSPAQEEEMEEEEEEEEEGEAGEAESEKGGEELLPSESTPVPANLSQNLEAAAATQVAVSVPKRRRKIKELNKKEAVGDLLDAFKEANPAVPEVENQPPAGSNPGPESEGSGVPPRPEEADETWDSKEDKIHNAENIQPGEQKYEYKSDQWKPLNLEEKKRYDREFLLGFQFIFASMQKPEGLPHISDVVLDKANKTPLRPLDPTRLQGINYGPDFTPSFANLGRPALSTRGPPRGGPGGELPRGPQAGLGPRRSQQGTRKEPRKIIATVLMTEDIKLNKAEKAWKPSSKRTAADKDRGEEDADGSKTQDLFRRVRSILNKLTPQMFQQLMKQVTQLAIDTEERLKGVIDLIFEKAISEPNFSVAYANMCRCLMALKVPTTEKPTVTVNFRKLLLNRCQKEFEKDKDDDEVFEKKQKEMDEAATAEERGRLKEELEEARDIARRRSLGNIKFIGELFKLKMLTEAIMHDCVVKLLKNHDEESLECLCRLLTTIGKDLDFEKAKPRMDQYFNQMEKIIKEKKTSSRIRFMLQDVLDLRGSNWVPRRGDQGPKTIDQIHKEAEMEEHREHIKVQQLMAKGSDKRRGGPPGPPISRGLPLVDDGGWNTVPISKGSRPIDTSRLTKITKPGSIDSNNQLFAPGGRLSWGKGSSGGSGTKPSDAASEAARPATSTLNRFSALQQAVPTESTDNRRVVQRSSLSRERGEKAGDRGDRLERSERGGDRGDRLDRARTPATKRSFSKEVEERSRERPSQPEGLRKAASLTEDRDRGRDAVKREATLPPVSPLKAALSEEELEKKSKAIIEEYLHLNDMKEAVQCVQELASPSLLFIFVRHGVESTLERSAIAREHMGQLLHQLLCAGHLSTAQYYQGLYEILELAEDMEIDIPHVWLYLAELVTPILQEGGVPMGELFREITKPLRPLGKAASLLLEILGLLCKSMGPKKVGMLWREAGLSWKEFLPEGQDIGAFIAEQKVEYTLGEESEAPGQRALPSEELNRQLEKLLKEGSSNQRVFDWIEANLSEQQIASNTLVRALMTAVCYSAIIFETPLRVDVAVLKARAKLLQKYLCDEQKELQALYALQALVVTLEQPPNLLRMFFDALYDEDVVKEDAFYSWESSKDPAEQQGKGVALKSVTAFFKWLREAEEESDHN; the protein is encoded by the exons ATGAACACGCCTTCTCAGCCCCGCCAG CACTTCTACCCTAGCCGGGCCCAGCCCCCGAGCAGTGCAGCCTCCCGAGTGCAGAGCGCAGCCCCTGCCCGCCCTGGCCCAGCTGCCCATGTCTACCCTGCTGGATCCCAAGTAATGATGATCCCTTCCCAGATCTCCTACCCAGCCTCCCAGGGGGCCTACTACATCCCTGGACAG GGGCGTTCCACATATGTTGTCCCGACACAGCAGTACCCTGTGCAGCCAGGAGCCCCAGGCTTCTATCCAGGTGCAAGCCCTACAGAATTTGGGACCTACG CTGGCGCCTACTATCCAGCCCAAGGGGTGCAGCAGTTTCCCACTGGTGTGGCCCCCGCCCCAGTTTTGATGAACCAGCCACCCCAGATTGCTCCCAAGAGGGAACGTAAGACG ATCCGAATTCGAGATCCAAACCAAGGAGGAAAGGATATCACGGAGGAGATCATGTCTGGGGCCCGCACTGCCTCCACACCCACCCCTCCCCAG ACGGGAGGCGGTCTGGAGCCTCAAGCTAATGGGGAGACGCCCCAGGTTGCTGTCATTGTCCGGCCAG ATGACCGGTCACAGGGAGCAATCATTGCTGACCGGCCAGGGCTGCCTGGCCCAGAGCACAGCCCTTCAGAATCCCAGCCTTCGTCACCTTCTCCGACCCCATCACCATCCCCAGTCTTGGAACCGGGGTCTGAGCCTAATCTCGCAGTCCTCTCTATTCCTGGGGACACTATGGCAACTATACAAATGTCTGTAGAAGAATCAACCCCCATCTCCCGTGAAACTGGGGAGCCATATCGCCTCTCTCCAGAACCCACTCCTCTCGCCGAACCCATACTGGAAGTAGAAGTGACACTTAGCAAACCGGTTCCAGAATCTGAATTCTCTTCCAGTCCTCTCCAGGCTTCCACTCCTCTGGCATCTCACACAGTGGAAATTCATGAGCCTAATGGCATGGTCCCATCTGAAGATCTGGAACCAGAGGTGGAGTCCAGCCCAGAGCTTGCTCTTCCACCAGCTTGCCCCTCCGAATCCCCTGTGCCCATTGCTCCAACTGCCCAACCTGAGGAACTGCTCAACGGAGCCCCCTCGCCACCAGCTGTGGACTTAAGCCCAGTCAGTGAGCCAGAGGAGCAGGCCAAGGAGGTGACAGCATCAGTGGCGCCCGCCACCATCCTCTCTGCCACTCCAGCTATGGCTCCTTCAGCTACTTCCCCCGCtcaggaggaggaaatggaagaagaagaagaagaagaggaagaaggagaagcaggagaaGCTGAGagtgagaagggaggagaggaacTGCTCCCCTCAGAGAGCACCCCTGTTCCAGCCAACTTGTCTCAGAATTTGGAGGCAGCAGCGGCCACTCAAG tggcAGTATCTGTGCCAAAGAGGAGACGGAAAATTAAGGAGCTAAATAAGAAGGAGGCTGTTGGAGACCTTCTGGATGCCTTCAAGGAG GCAAACCCGGCAGTACCAGAGGTGGAAAATCAGCCTCCTGCAGGCAGCAATCCAGGCCCAGAGTCTGAGGGCAGTGGTGTGCCCCCACGTCCTGAGGAAGCAGATGAGACCTGGGACTCAAAGGAAGACAAAATTCACAATGCTGAGAACATCCAGCCCGGGGAACAGAAGTATGAATATAAGTCAG ATCAGTGGAAGCCTCTAAATCTAGAGGAGAAAAAACGTTACGACCGTGAGTTCCTGCTTGGTTTTCAGTTCATCTTTGCCAGTATGCAGAAGCCAGAGGGATTGCCCCATATCAGTGATGTGGTGCTGGACAAG GCCAATAAAACACCACTGCGACCACTGGACCCCACTAGACTACAAGGCATAAATTATGGCCCAGACTTCACTCCATCCTTTGCCAACCTTGGCCGGCCAGCCCTTAGCACCCGTGGGCCCCCAAGGGGTGGGCCAGGTGGGGAGCTGCCCCGAGGGCCG CAGGCTGGCCTGGGACCCCGGCGCTCTCAGCAGGGCACCCGAAAAGAACCACGCAAGATCATTGCCACAGTGTTAATGACCGAAGATATAAAACTGAACAAAGCAGAGAAAGCCTGGAAACCCAGCAGCAAGCGGACGGCAGCTGATAAGGACCGAGGGGAAGAGGATGCTGATGGCAGCAAAACCCAG GACCTATTCCGCAGGGTGCGCTCCATCCTGAATAAGCTGACACCCCAGATGTTCCAGCAGCTGATGAAGCAAGTGACGCAGCTGGCCATTGACACCGAGGAACGCCTCAAAGGGGTCATTGACCTCATTTTTGAGAAGGCCATTTCAGAGCCCAACTTCTCTGTGGCCTATGCCAACATGTGCCGCTGCCTCATGGCG CTGAAAGTGCCCACTACGGAAAAGCCAACAGTGACTGTAAACTTCCGAAAGCTGTTGTTGAATCGATGTCAGAAGGAGTTTGAGAAAGACAAAGATGATGATGAGGTTTTTGAGAAGAAGCAAAAAGAGATGGATGAAGCTGCTACG GCAGAGGAACGAGGACGCCTTAAGGAAGAGCTGGAAGAGGCTCGGGACATAGCCCGGCGGCGCTCTTTAGGGAATATCAAGTTTATTGGGGAGTTGTTCAAGCTGAAGATGTTAACAGAGGCAATAATGCATGACTGTGTGGTCAAACTGCTTAAGAACCATGATGAAGAGTCCCTTGAGTGCCTTTGTCGTCTGCTTACCACCATTGGCAAAGACCTGGACTTTGAAAAAGCCAAG CCCCGAATGGATCAGTATTTCAACCAGATGGAAAAAATCATCAAAGAAAAGAAGACGTCATCCCGCATCCGCTTTATGCTGCAGGACGTGCTGGATCTGCGAGGG AGCAATTGGGTGCCACGCCGAGGGGATCAGGGTCCCAAGACCATTGACCAGATCCataaggaggctgagatggaagaacaTCGAGAGCACATCAAAGTGCAGCAGCTCATGGCCAAGGGCAGTGACAAGCGTCGGGGTGGCCCTCCAGGCCCGCCCATCA GCCGTGGACTTCCACTTGTGGATGATGGTGGCTGGAACACAGTTCCCATCAGCAAAGGTAGCCGCCCCATTGACACCTCACGACTCACCAAGATCACcaag CCTGGCTCCATCGATTCTAACAACCAGCTCTTTGCACCTGGAGGGCGACTGAGCTGGGGCAAGGGCAGCAGCGGAGGCTCAGGAACCAAGCCCTCAGACGCAG CATCAGAAGCTGCTCGCCCAGCTACTAGTACTTTGAATCGCTTCTCAGCCCTTCAACAAGCGGTTCCCACAGAAAGCACAGATAATAGGCGTGTGGTGCAGAG GAGTAGCTTGAGCCGGGAACGAGGCGAGAAAGCTGGGGACCGGGGAGACCGCCTAGAGCGGAGTGAACGGGGAGGGGACCGTGGGGACCGGCTTGATCGTGCGCGGACACCTGCTACCAAGCGGAGCTTCAGCAAGGAAGTGGAGGAGCGGAGTAGAGAACGGCCCTCCCAGCCTGAGGGGCTGCGCAAAGCAGCTAGCCTCACGGAGGATCGGGACCGTGGGCGGGATGCCG TGAAGCGAGAAGCTACCCTACCCCCAGTGAGCCCCTTGAAGGCAGCACTCTCTGAGGAGGAGTTAGAGAAGAAATCCAAGGCTATCATTGAGGAATATCTCCATCTCAATGACATGAAA GAGGCAGTCCAATGTGTGCAGGAGCTGGCCTCACCCTCCCTGCTCTTCATCTTTGTACGGCATGGTGTTGAGTCTACGCTGGAGCGCAGTGCCATTGCTCGTGAGCATATGGGGCAGCTGCTGCACCAGCTGCTCTGTGCTGGACACCTGTCTACTGCTCAGTACTACCAAGG GCTGTATGAAATCTTGGAATTGGCTGAGGACATGGAAATTGACATCCCCCACGTGTGGCTCTACCTAGCGGAACTGGTAACACCCATTCTGCAGGAAGGTGGGGTGCCCATGGGGGAGCTGTTCAG gGAGATTACAAAGCCTCTGAGACCACTGGGCAAAGCTGCTTCCCTGTTGCTGGAGATCCTGGGCCTCCTGTGCAAAAGCATG GGTCCTAAAAAGGTGGGGATGCTGTGGCGAGAAGCCGGGCTTAGCTGGAAGGAATTTCTACCTGAAGGCCAGGACATTGGTGCATTCATCGCTGAACAG AAGGTGGAGTATACTCTGGGAGAGGAGTCGGAAGCCCCTGGCCAGAGGGCACTCCCCTCCGAGGAACTGAACAGGCAGCTGGAGAAGCTGCTGAAGGAGGGTAGCAGTAACCAGCGGGTGTTCGACTGGATAGAG GCCAACCTGAGTGAGCAGCAGATAGCATCCAACACGTTAGTTCGAGCCCTCATGACGGCTGTCTGCTATTCTGCAATTATTT TTGAGACTCCCCTGCGAGTGGACGTTGCAGTGCTGAAAGCGCGAGCGAAGCTGCTGCAGAAATACCTGTGCGATGAGCAGAAGGAGCTGCAGGCACTCTACGCCCTCCAGGCCCTTGTAGTGACCTTAGAACAGCCTCCCA